A window of the Bufo gargarizans isolate SCDJY-AF-19 chromosome 1, ASM1485885v1, whole genome shotgun sequence genome harbors these coding sequences:
- the LOC122925201 gene encoding uncharacterized protein LOC122925201 — protein sequence MSVRKNSVASVAPSEAPQVDQGSPAQDRRSEVIHPDDHEVALQRSISNAIITAMGSMSSALTQSISQALMARPATTTQVLVPPPGPPPIVSRTPQIDGPSPSQDNALQSRKRACTRQAEKTRAWKTARSLPEPRSDSDRESEEETHDNVYELTDEVEDDLADIAVDPVRNLDPEAPLLQQGSAEDLLLDPSGEPLFNPEELHHPRSAEWMPATHVAQYMEARIRNPLSKESRNKLRAECPRPLIPHKVCETPSVDPKMVQFLAKTGFNPRKGLDAALKAVQDKLLDITGPLAKIFDLAESAIAAGSQVDPIELRGWAQRAICVAGNTNTSLAIERRKAILIKIEPKLSNLALTEAGKDAQGLLFGDSFIKELGKYVGAFTALDKAQTSMRRVFQGRFSNRAGSARGRLSGRSNFHARGSGRGSFNYRASLQDQRHQPSFFPSRGAPFRSRGFRGNPGSRRPFGKLCSSSPSFFRPFSRGQTPILFSCVVRHNLRPMGPFYCAGVHNRSDCRSELHPSPPYGTTVLCGTVPISEGIVGSSAERRDRTRTGESWGCHQQYFPGAKEQFCTIPTFQDGGHPSFEGSAPSRRLVGQDRSPRRLSHGPSVPLFKRPAAVPVERSGLALHLPSVRPVLRPLVLYQDHAPSGGLASQQRCSSDRLPGRYLDHGPITGSLVETPPLDGDARFRLGVHCQPGEILFDPLQIHRVLGFPGELGRIIPQSSTLESQGYPQGVEACSTPTSDVVAAFGKDNRTSGLLNTGHFPSPPPLSCVAAPQNCSPSVGGLLRRFGLIRCRDDGRDEMVDPQPVSVEWQSDRGSPTGSDHRIRCEPARMGSTLQWCVHGRSMVSRRIPSSHQRPGTPSRVVCHSQFCQWCGQLSHQAPHGQYICGQVRQLYGWHTVGGSDPFGEGFLGILSRQEHLCGGRVPSRPSQHSGGLEFSLHIGLQRLEVRRDGFFCYFFSVGSLCSRPLRFPFEYPTAQVFQLEAGSLGGGSGRSASTLGRSVDVRIPSLRAHSTSAPSGSSAVGEPGSDCSVLEEPSPGSLRSWNF from the exons ATGTCTGTCAGAAAGAATTCCGTTGCCTCTGTGGCCCCTAGTGAAGCCCCCCAAGTAGATCAGGGTTCCCCTGCGCAGGATAGGAGGTCCGAGGTGATCCACCCGGACGACCATGAGGTGGCACTGCAAAGATCCATATCTAATGCCATTATAACCGCCATGGGTTCGATGTCATCTGCATTGACCCAGTCTATATCTCAGGCCCTTATGGCGCGCCCTGCTACTACTACCCAGGTTTTGGTCCCACCTCCAGGACCACCTCCTATTGTCTCCAGAACACCTCAGATTGATGGGCCATCCCCATCCCAAGACAACGCGCTTCAGTCGCGTAAACGAGCTTgtacccgccaggcagaaaaaacgcgggcatggaagactgccaggtctctacctgagcctaggtcagactctgatagggagtcagaggaggagactCATGACAACGTCTATGAATTGACGGATGAGGTGGAGGACGATTTGGCGGATATTGCTGTGGATCCGGTTCGTAATCTAGACCCGGAAGCCCCGTTACTACAACAGGGATCAGCAGAGGATCTCTTATTGGATCCGTCTGGGGAACCGCTGTTTAACCCCGAGGAGCTGCATCATCCCCGCTCCGCGGAATGGATGCCCGCCACACATGTGGCGCAGTATATGGAGGCTCGCATACGCAATCCGCTTAGTAAGGAATCGCGTAATAAGTTGCGGGCGGAGTGCCCTCGTCCTTTAATACCACACAAAGTGTGCGAGACGCCATCAGTGGATCCAAAGATGGTCCAGTTTCTGGCGAAGACGGGGTTTAACCCCCGTAAAGGGCTAGACGCGGCCTTGAAGGCTGTCCAAGACAAGCTACTGGACATTACAGGTCCTTTAGCAAAGATTTTCGATTTGGCTGAGTCCGCTATCGCGGCAGGTAGCCAGGTAGACCCTATAGAATTGAGAGGTTGGGCCCAGCGAGCCATATGCGTAGCGGGTAATACCAATACCTCGCTCGCCATTGAAAGGCGGAAGGCAATACTAATTAAGATCGAGCCAAAGCTCTCGAACTTAGCATTGACTGAAGCGGGCAAGGACGCCCAGGGGTTGCTCTTTGGCGACTCTTTTATTAAAGAGCTAGGGAAATATGTAGGAGCTTTTACGGCTCTTGATAAAGCCCAGACTTCGATGCGTCGAGTCTTTCAAGGGCGTTTTTCCAACAGGGCCGGCAGTGctaggggccgactgtccggccgttccaactTTCATGCCAGAGGTTCCGGCAGAGGCTCCTTTAATTATAGAGCATCCCTCCAGGATCAGAGACATCAGCCGTCCTTTTTTCCCTCACGAGGCGCTCCCTTCAGGTCACGAGGTTTCCGAGGGAATCCAGGCTCCCGTCGACCATTCGGTAAGTTATGTTCTTCGTCCCCCTCCTTTTTTAGACCATttagtcgggggcagactccgattcttttctcatgtgtggtcaggcataacctcagaccaatgggtcctttctactgtgcaggggttcacaaTAGATCTGATTGCCGATCCGAGCTCCATCCCAGCCCCCCCTACGGTACCACTGTCCTATGCGGCACGGTCCCAATTTCAGAGGGAATTGtcggatcttctgcagaaaggcgCGATCGAACGCGCACCGGAGAATCGTGGGGGTGTCATCAGCAGTATTTTCCTGGTGCAAAA GAACAATTTTGTACAATaccgacatttcaagatggagggcatccatcttttgagggatctGCTCCTTCCAGGCGATTGGTTGGCCAAGATAGATCTCCAAGACGCCTATCTCACGGTCCCAGTGTCCCCCTCTTCAAGAGACCTGCTGCGGTTCCTGTGGAACGGTCAGGCCTGGCGCTTCACCTGCCTTCCGTTCGGCCTGtcctccgccccctggtgctttaccaagatcatgcgcccagtggtggcttggcttcgcagcagaggtgttcGTCTGATCGTCTACCTGGACGATATCTTGATCATGGCCCAATCACGGGCTCTCTTGTTGAGACACCTCCACTTGACGGTGACGCTCGTTTCCGACTTGGGGTTCATTGTCAACCAGGAGAAATCCTGTTTGACCCCCTCCAGATCCATAGAGTTCTTGGGTTTCCAGGTGAACTCGGAAGAATTATCCCTCAGTCTTCCACTCTCGAAAGTCAAGgctatccgcaaggagttgaagCATGCTCTACGCCTACCTCAGATGTCGTTGCGGCATTTGGCAAGGATAATCGGACTTCTGGCCTCCTCAATACAGGCCATTTTCCCAGCCCCCCTCCATTATCGTGCGTTGCAGCGCCTCAAAATTGCTCACCTTCGGTCGGGGGCCTCTTACGCAGATTTGGTCTCATTAGATGCCGAGACGACGGACGAGATGagatggtggatccacaacctgtcaGTGTGGAATGGCAGAGCGATCGTGGGTCCCCAACCGGATCTGATCATAGAATCCGATGCGAGCCTGCACGGATGGGGAGCACATTGCAGTGGTGTGTCCACGGGCGGTCCATGGTCTCCAGAAGAATCCCATCTTCACATCAACGCCCTGGAACTCCTAGCAGGGTCGTTTGCCATTCGCAGTTTTGCCAATGGTGTGGTCAGCTCAGCCATCAGGCTCCGCATGGACAATATATCTGCGGTCAGGTACGTCAATTGTATGGGTGGCACACGGTcggtggttctgacccatttggcgaaggatttttgggaATTCTGTCTCGACAGGAACATCTCTGTGGTGGCCGAGTACCTTCCAGGCCTTCACAACACTCTGGCGGACTGGAGTTCTCGCTACATATCggactccagcgactggaagttagACGAGACGGTTTTTTCTGCTATTTCTTCTCTGTGGGGTCCCTTTGCAGTCGACCTCTTCGCTTCCCGTTTGAATACCCAACTGCCCAGGTTTTTCAGCTGGAGGCCGGATCCCTTGGCGGAGGCAGTGGACGCTCTGCTTCAACATTGGGGAGGAGCGTTGATGTACGCATTCCCTCCCTTCGCGCTCATTCCACGAGTGCTCCTTCAGGTTCGTCAGCAGTTGGCGAACCTGGTTCTGATTGTTCCGTTTTGGAGGAACCCAGTCCTGGTTCCCTCAGATCCTGGAACTTCTAG